In the Gossypium arboreum isolate Shixiya-1 chromosome 10, ASM2569848v2, whole genome shotgun sequence genome, one interval contains:
- the LOC128281813 gene encoding receptor kinase-like protein Xa21, giving the protein MEIGNLSRLIAFYLANNDLVGPIPSLGRLQQLEGLSLYGNKLQGSIPNDLCELKMLYNLSLHSNLLDGSLPACFDNLTSLRYLSLGSNKLSSNFPSTLWRLSNMLQVDLSSNFFSGPLPLDVGNLKVVISMDISRNRLSGNLPSTINGDLNGLTYLSFAENALQGHIPESLGQLTSLEFLDLSRNNISGVIPKSMEALSHLKYLNVSFNRLEGQIPTGGPFRNLSAESFEWNKALCGVPQLQVPPCEDSSHHGPKVSVLVLKYIFPVIAAILLATLVIILVRRHKWKGNKQNRETPLPLATWRRISYHQLRVATDGFSESAGNFGSVYKATLSDAITVAVKVFNLHIDGAFRSFDSECEVMRSIRHRNLVKIISSCSNEDFKALVLEFMPNGSLEKWLYSRTSTLNILQKLDIMIDVASALEHLHHGLQTPVIHCDLKPANVLLDEDMVAHVSDFGIAKLLGEGETMKQTMTMATIGYMAPEYGTSGIVSTGGDVYSFGILLMEILTRKKPTDEMFTSEMSLKHFLKESLFHSVTKVIDATILQEGEVHYTAKINCISSVIELALDCSAELPSGRKNMVDVVAELKKIKTRYLKDARTR; this is encoded by the exons ATGGAAATCGGAAACTTGAGCCGTTTGATAGCATTTTACCTTGCGAATAATGATTTGGTTGGACCTATTCCATCACTTGGAAGATTACAGCAGCTTGAAGGTTTGAGTCTATATGGAAATAAACTCCAGGGATCGATCCCAAATGACCTTTGTGAGCTAAAGATGCTGTATAACCTATCACTACATAGTAACCTGCTTGATGGATCATTGCCAGCATGCTTCGATAATTTGACTTCTTTAAGATATTTGAGCTTAGGTTCCAACAAACTAAGTTCCAACTTTCCCTCAACCTTGTGGAGACTTTCAAATATGTTGCAAGTTGATTTGTCATCAAATTTTTTCAGTGGCCCTCTCCCATTAGATGTTGGGAATTTAAAGGTTGTGATCagcatggatatttctaggaatcGGCTGTCAGGTAACCTGCCAAGCACCATCAATGGGGATCTCAATGGTCTGACTTATCTATCATTCGCGGAAAATGCATTACAAGGCCATATTCCAGAATCGTTGGGTCAGTTAACGAGCTTGGAATTCTTGGATCTCTCCAGGAACAACATCTCCGGAGTGATTCCGAAGTCCATGGAGGCACTGTCCCATCTCAAATACTTGAACGTTTCTTTCAACAGGCTCGAGGGCCAAATCCCAACAGGAGGACCGTTTCGGAACTTATCAGCCGAATCATTTGAGTGGAACAAAGCTCTTTGTGGTGTGCCTCAATTGCAGGTGCCACCATGCGAAGATAGCTCCCACCATGGACCAAAGGTGTCAGTTCTTGTGCTAAAATACATCTTTCCAGTTATAGCAGCAATATTGTTAGCGACACTTGTTATTATCCTTGTGAGACGCCATAAGTGGAAAGGAAATAAACAGAATCGGGAAACTCCATTGCCTCTGGCAACATGGAGAAGAATTTCTTACCATCAGCTCCGAGTTGCAACTGATGGATTCAGTGAAAGTGCTGGTAATTTTGGTTCAGTTTATAAAGCCACACTTTCAGATGCCATAACAGTTGCAGTAAAAGTTTTCAACCTGCATATAGATGGAGCATTTCGGAGTTTTGACTCAGAGTGTGAAGTAATGAGGTCTATTCGCCATCGAAATCTCGTTAAAATCATTAGCAGTTGTTCTAACGAGGATTTCAAAGCTTTGGTACTCGAGTTCATGCCGAATGGGAGCCTTGAAAAGTGGTTGTATTCTCGTACTTCCACTTTAAATATTCTACAAAAACTGGACATAATGATCGATGTTGCATCGGCTCTGGAACATCTTCACCATGGACTTCAAACACCAGTGATCCACTGTGATTTGAAGCCTGCAAATGTCTTACTTGATGAAGACATGGTGGCTCATGTGAGTGACTTCGGGATTGCCAAGCTCTTAGGAGAAGGAGAAACCATGAAACAAACCATGACAATGGCAACCATTGGTTACATGGCACCAG AATATGGGACATCAGGGATCGTTTCTACTGGAGGTGATGTCTACAGTTTCGGCATACTACTTATGGAGATTTTGACACGAAAGAAGCCTACGGATGAAATGTTTACAAGCGAAATGAGCTTGAAGCATTTCTTGAAGGAGTCATTGTTTCATTCAGTAACGAAAGTAATCGATGCGACTATACTCCAGGAAGGGGAGGTACATTATACTGCTAAAATCAATTGCATTTCGTCTGTGATAGAATTGGCCTTAGATTGTTCAGCAGAGTTACCAAGCGGAAGGAAAAACATGGTGGATGTCGTGGCCGAACTCAAAAAGATCAAAACAAGGTATCTAAAAGATGCCCGAACACGGTAG